ACAAGCAAGAATGTCCCTTTAGATAGTTAAATGATTTATAATTGAACtgtccttttttgatattatAAATGAAGTGGGTGGTTGAAATTGATTGACACCGTCGtatgttttcttttttgcttAAATACAAATTTGAtttgtttctttttctccttGCAGGAGGCATGGGATCAGTTCAATTCAGCTACTAATGTCTTTTGATGCTTGGCCATATACATTTCCTATTTTTCTGGTGTGCCAACACGGCACATCTACATGTTCGTTCTTTCATAATTTATAGATGGATTGGTTATTTATTCTGAACAAATATACTTATGTTTTTCTCATTAGCGCTACCACCATATGCAGAATCTTTACCCATAAAATAACTCTTAGCAAATGAATTTGTCATTTCGTTCACAGGCTTGAACCTTGAAACAAAAATTATGGCTAGTAAGATGAGTAAATGGATTGAAAGACTTGACTTGTAGAAAggtctttttattattttgggcTACGCGTTTTGATCTAAGCATACATCTTCATAATCATTTTTTTTGGAAACAATATCAGGATTATTGAGATGACTAAATAGCATTTTGGCCATCATATCTGTCACATGATTAGTTGTTGAAATGTTTATCATGTTTGGATCATTAAAGTATAGTATATCTATCTCCTGGTTCTGATTGCATAAACTCTTTACACCTCATCCCATGTTTTAGAGGGGATCTTGTGTGAGATATGGTAACAAAACGTTGTTTCTTTTTGTCCTTGTGTCTCATTCATTCTAATATGATAATTTGGCAaagttttcattcaagataaaaaagtCTTTGTTTAGGAGCATGCAGGCCACACATGCAATGCAACTGTACCTTGATGTTTGCTTGCACATTGAAGTAGCACAAGGACAAAGAGGGGGTGAGGTAGGTGGTAGGTCTTTTAGCTCTCAGAGAACATGGATGATACAACCCCTGGGGTGGTGGACAAACAGGTGCTGTGAAAATGATTTGAGGGCCAGTAATGAGAGTGAATCCAtccgccgaggaggaggaggaggaggagaagcaggtGTGGCTTTAAAGAGGGAGAAATCTTTGGATGGACCAGCGACTCCGTGTCATTTAATGTGCACTCACCCACTCATCTTTGTGATAAGGTATGTAATTAACCTGACAAACACAGAATCAAATAGCCCCTAATGACTAACAATAATATCAATAACGCCAGTAAGGGAACAAAAAGGTCACCTTTGAGCTTTTCATCTTTTTATTGGCATTGGGTGGTATCTCTTCTTTCTCCCATCAACACATATTTGTGGTCGTTGGAAAGCATTGGAAAAAGCGCGCCTTCCTTGAGAGGGCAGGCTGTCCCTCCTTTATTTTACTGCGCAACAACGACAGCAGCAGCGGGCAGGCAGACGGGGGCCAAGCTTTGCCCTCTCTTCCTGAGACCACCGCAGCAGCACTGCGAGCGATCCCCCCGGACCAAGCCAAGCCCACCTACCGGAGGAGGCGCAGATCTCTACCCCGCAATTAAATCTCTCGAAATCTCTCCCGTCTCCCCACCCCCCCATGATTGGTGTCGCGGCGGAGGGCCGGTGGTGATCCCTCCGTCTCTCAAGATGCCGCCTTTACCTCGTGGGCTGTCGCGGGCGATGACTTGATCCCGGGGGTTTCCTTGGAGCAGGGTGAGTCCGTCTCTTTCCCCTCTGTTTCAACAACCTCTTTTGGCTCACCCTTTCTCGAGCTACTCGTTTGAAAAATCTTGTAAGAGATCATTTTTTGTTTGAAGGGATTTCGGACGGATGTAGCTAAATATTTGgtcttttggttcttctttttGTCTTCACCTTCCAAATGTAGGTAGATTCCTCTTTATTTCAGGGTAAACTAGGTTTTATTGTGAGCCAGTCGTGGAATAAAGATCGCCTTTTTAGCAAACGTACGTGCGGTTTGTCAAAAGTTCAATAAATGTAAAAACTTAATTCTTGTGTGCTTCGATTGCTGCCTCGAGAAATAATGTTCTCCCACCTTTTTTTGGCAGTGTACATCTATCTAGTAGCCACTTATTGGACGGGGTTTTGTGTTGCTTAGGTCTTCCCGACCATATAAATCAGGGCACGGTTTTTGCTTATCTACTTTAGTTATGCGCTTTTTCTCCTAAGTGCTCGAGTCGTTCTTCATTGCTTAGGGTTACGGTTAATTGCCAGTTGATCTATTCTTCGATTGCTCGGGTTTGCTGGAGTTATTTTTTCCTCTTGTTTCGACCCTTTTATATGCCGGCGATATCTTATATTGTTAGTGTGATAACGTATGGACTTTAATGCTCCTTAGCTTGAATCAATCAAGTAGCTGCCTTTAATTTGTTGTTTTTTTGTTCCTCCCGGATAAACATCTTCTTAATAATTCTTTTCGTCTCTTTCCCTTGAAACAAATgattttctttcttttacttCGTTTTCCTAGCATTCCTTTGCTCTTGGCAATATTTGTTGCTGTTCTTGCAATTCAAATGATGCTAATTTGATATAAGTTATCAGAATTACTTTTGAGAAAACAAGCATTGAGAAATTTCTGCGTGGTTCTTCTCGTCAGCTCTTTGACAGAATAACCCATCTAACAATTAATGTTTCTATTATTTTCTGATAGTCTGTtaacctttctctctctctctctctctcttttttcacATGAAGGAACATGAAGTCAGGCTACAAAAAGGCTTGGAAATCCCTGTTACCTCTTCGGCTAAATAAGAGATCTTCCAATCGGTTTTGTATGTTCTCAAAGGTTCGATCGGCCAGCAGAACATCAGGAAATGCACCTGTTTATCTAAATGTGTATGACTTGACACCAATTAATGGCTATATGTACTGGGCAGGCCTTGGGATATTTCACACAGGTGTTGAAGGTACAGTTTTCTTCAGTAGCTTATCGATGTATGTGCCAATAAGCATCATACCTACTAAAAGAATCTTCAGCATCTTATAAATGCTTGTGCAAAGGAGCAGATGTTGTATAAAAGTAATTATAAGAATTTTTACCATTCAAATCTTTAACAGGCAGCTAATGAGAAGCATGTTTGCAATGATATCTTTCGAATTTTAAACATGCCTATCATTGAATGAGCTGCCCGTTTGAGATTTGAATAGTGAAAGATCTTACATATGCTTAGCTGCATGAACATTTGTAAGctgtttttctttttagaatgTAGGCTGCTTATGGGCATTGTATTATATTTGTTATTTCTTTAAGCAATCAAATTAATTCTATCAGCTCACCATATGTTCAGTAAGTATAGTTGACGAAGATGTTTTTGTGTTGTCAATCTAGAAGTTACATTGTAGCAAGGACCCAAGCACGGAGGACATGAAAAATggagaaaagaggagaggaagagagacaACAGACAGTATTTATGTGGTCCGACCAGTAGGGCTACTTCCGTGGGTGATAGTTTCAAGAAGTTTTACTAAGATGGAAACAAGTACATGAATGTGTTAGTATTAGACCTTCGAAATCGGATTTCTCCAATTCGAGGAGGAGAAAAGCAATAAGGTGCCAAACTAGAGAAACTAGCAGCCTTGTTGCTGGAAAATTAGGAGAGAAAAACAAGTCCCCATATGATAATGTAAGTGGCTTTTCATGACATTTCTATAGGGACATCAATCCCCGATCCTAACCACAATAGGCTAGATTTATATTGCTAACCAAAATATCCTTGAAACCAGCTAAAAACCTGATACTTCAGTTTTCGACTAGCCTTAACAGATCCTCACTCAGATCTCGTCCACGGTCTATTTAGGCATGTGTGGTTTTAGTATTTCATCCACCCTCTTTTCCTTGTCCGACTTGTATTGGCATAGGCTGGCCAACTGTAAGTCGCCTTTTTTTTCATGAGACTAGGAATTCTCTTTTGGTGATCATCTGTGGAGTTGCAAGCCTTCTTTTCTAGTCAGAATGGTCACATCTGCTGATCAACAGACCCCCTAAGACCAGGGGCCCACAAATGttgctattttctttttttacatgAAAGATTGTTAAGAAAACTTACGTCTTATATAAATACTAGTAGTTGTGAGGAAAAATTGATGTTTGATTACTATAACAAATTGGTAGTTGAATTATTACTTCCATGTCAATTTTGTGGGGTTAGTAGTCTCCTTTATTTTACCTTGTCTTTACATTCTTATGATAAAATCAGTTATCTGTCATGCACTAATATGACTTTAACCCTCATTCttaatatatctatatatattcttGCAGTTCATGGGGTGGAATATGCATTTGGCGCACATGACTATCCAACAAGTGGAGTCTTTGAGGTTGAGCCTCATCAATGTCCAGGATTCAGGTTCAGGAAATCAATATTCATGGGTACAACATGTTTAGACCCATTTCAGGTTCGAGAGTTCATGGAAATTCAGTCTGTAAATTATAATGGAGACACCTACCACTTGATCACGAAGAACTGCAACCATTTCTGCCAAGATATCTGTTTTAACTTGACTGGTAACTCAATTCCAAAATGGGTGAACCGACTTGCTAGGATAGGTACAACTTTTTGTTCGAAATACGAGCTAGTCTATTTCTAGAATAATTATGAGAATTTTATGGTGATCTTGAACTACTAGAGTTTGTATTTTCAAATGATCTACCTCTTGAATGACTCAGAATATTGGTTTTCACTTTATGACCATATTTTGATAACAAGGTATCACCATTAAAACTGCAATATATGGCATGCAAATGACTGACATACTTTCAGCACATCTGTTATCATCACTTGAAAGC
This DNA window, taken from Musa acuminata AAA Group cultivar baxijiao chromosome BXJ3-7, Cavendish_Baxijiao_AAA, whole genome shotgun sequence, encodes the following:
- the LOC135643168 gene encoding deSI-like protein At4g17486 isoform X2, which codes for MKSGYKKAWKSLLPLRLNKRSSNRFCMFSKVRSASRTSGNAPVYLNVYDLTPINGYMYWAGLGIFHTGVEVHGVEYAFGAHDYPTSGVFEVEPHQCPGFRFRKSIFMGTTCLDPFQVREFMEIQSVNYNGDTYHLITKNCNHFCQDICFNLTGNSIPKWVNRLARIGSLCNCLLPEALKITAVQHDPVPQTKDGERRKLRSAFSCLSSISTRQKRFSAASLLSPPFRSAFHIGS
- the LOC135643168 gene encoding uncharacterized protein LOC135643168 isoform X1; amino-acid sequence: MQATHAMQLYLDVCLHIEVAQGQRGGEVGGRSFSSQRTWMIQPLGWWTNRCCENDLRASNESESIRRGGGGGGEAGVALKREKSLDGPATPCHLMCTHPLIFVIRNMKSGYKKAWKSLLPLRLNKRSSNRFCMFSKVRSASRTSGNAPVYLNVYDLTPINGYMYWAGLGIFHTGVEVHGVEYAFGAHDYPTSGVFEVEPHQCPGFRFRKSIFMGTTCLDPFQVREFMEIQSVNYNGDTYHLITKNCNHFCQDICFNLTGNSIPKWVNRLARIGSLCNCLLPEALKITAVQHDPVPQTKDGERRKLRSAFSCLSSISTRQKRFSAASLLSPPFRSAFHIGS